The Mannheimia granulomatis sequence GATAAAATCCTTATTGTCTCTAGATTTCTTACCCATTATGTAACCATTATCACTATTGGTAGAAAGAATGTAATACTTCTGATTTTCTACTTCCATATAGTCATAAACATTTCTTAAATCTGCCCGCAGGTAACCAATATGGAGTGCCAGCAAGCTAAAATATAGGAAAATGAACAGGTTGAAGAACCAGAAATTTTCTTTCACCACCATTTTTCTGAAATCCAGGTCTAGCTTTGTATCGTTCCATCTCTTTTGAAAGAAGAACACACTAACACCTGTAACCAAAACATAAGTGATAGAAATGTAAATCGGTATAATACCAACAAACAGGTAAAAGCTAAGTATCACTGGTACTGCAAATACTGACACCAACACAATAACTCTCAGCCAACCTAAGTTGCGAAAGTACCGTAGCTTAAACACCTTGTTTATTAAGCAATAACCTAAGGAATAGCAGAAGAATAAAAGCCCTGAAATAGCACATACATAAGTCAGACTTCTTGCCATGCTCGCATTGCTAATTTCAACGTGCCACCAAGGATAACCGTGAAATATAGCTTGTCCCCAGCCATAACAATATGCTGTGGAAAAGCTAATCACTGTTAAAAATGCAATAGAAAATGAAGAATTTAGAATTTTATTAATGTGAGTATTTATCATAAACATATAAAATAATATACTTTTTTCATCAGATTTAATACATTTGGGTTATTATGATATCGTTTTTTAGCTTAGAAAGAAATATTTACCTTGCATTTTTTATATGAAAAATATATATGATAGAAAGAAAAATTATTTGATATTTCCGAAATAGCGCAAACATGTTGCAAAATAAGGGCTTAAGCAGCTTATTTCATCAATAGACAATGTATATAATACTCACACAGCTTCATCATCAGTCTCACCAGTTCGGGTGCGAATAAGTTGCTCAATATTTGATACATAAATTTTTCCATCACCAACCTGTCCCGAATAAGAAGCATTTAAAATGGCATCAATCACCTCATCACTTTGGTAATCAGAAATCAGCACTTCCACTTTAATTTTCGGACGAAAATCAACCGTATTAATTTTGGAAAGCTCCTGTTCCGTATGCCCATATTGGCGCCCAAAACCCTTGACTTCTGTAATGGTCATTCCTTGAATACCGATCTCTGAAAGAGCATCCCTCACCTGCTCCAGTTTTGAGGGTTGAATAATGGTAGTGATTAATTTCATATTGCTTCCTACTTTGCATTTTTCACTCAATAATACCTTAAAAAAATCTGCCTCCGAAAGCGGAGGCAGTATTGACGTAAGGTCCTCTATTTTGCCTCTAATTAAATAATCTCATAGCGTATCAAGTTTGCATCAAGCCCTACACTAAGGGTTGCAAAGTGGATCGCATTGATTGCACCTGCACCATCTGAATCATAGCTTAATTCACCACTTATACTATCGTATAGGATATGGTTTCTGATATTTACATCGCTTAATGCAGTAAAGATACCATCATCAAACAGGAGCTTATCTTCGCTTACCACAAAATTGTCGATTTTATCTACCGAGCCATCAAGCACAGAACTAAAACGGAAAATATCCTCGCCTATACTTCCAATCAGCGTATCGCTGCCTCGCCCCCCGTCTAAGATGTCATTACCACCGTCGCCACGCAATATGTTACTACCGTCATTACCTATCAGTATGTTGTTTCCATCATTACCTGTAGCATCAATATCATTACTTCCGATAAGAGAGAGATTTTCCACATTTTCTGATAAGGTGTAAGTTACGCTGCTGTAAACGCTGTCGCTCTCGCCTGAATTAGCTTTTTCAATTACTTTGTCAGCAATATTATCTACCACATAACGGTCGTTACCTGCACCGCCTTCCATCGTATCGATACCTAAACCGCCGTCTAAGTAGTCGTTACCCTCATCGCCGTAGATCTTATCATCGCCTGCACCGCCGCTGATATTATTATCCGCTTTGTTGCCGATTAAGATATCCGCATATTTCGAGCCGTTGAGGTTTTCAATCTGCGTGCCGTAGCCGATAAATGACTGCCCTTTGGTGTAAACCGTATGGTAGAAATCTGACGTCAAATTGCCGTCCACACTGACATTCGCCAGATTTTGCTCTTTAAAATAGCTGGCGTAGTCATAAGCAGAGACTTTTTCTTTCTCTTTCACAATAAATGCTTGAGAGAATTGTGAGCGGTAGTAGTTCCATGATCCCGGTGTGAGGTTTACAATCACGCCCTCTTTTTCGTAAGAGGCATCGAAGGTATCCACACCGCCGCCGTCCCAAATGTAGGTTGTACCGTCTTTGACCTGTGAAGCATAGTGATTAAAGCCGTAGACATCATTACCGGTACGGGTATTTGAACTCACGCCGAAGTGGTAGTGCATAAAGGCAAGGTCATAAATGGATAAACCAAAAACATTCGGGTGCTTGGTCGCATAGTCAAAACCGTAGGACATAATACTAAACTCAGTCGAATAGTCTTCACCCGCCGCATAGCGTTTACCTTGTGCATTGCGGAAATTATAGAATTTATCATCGGTATGCTGTGCCGAGAGCGTATGATAAATTTCGTGGAATACCGTATATTTATCATACATACTTTCGCCGCCAAAGCCGCTATTCAGAATGAAATCGCCCCCTAATGTGCCAACACCACCTGCACCGGCTAAACGGCTATCTTCCTTATCCCGTTTGCTGAAATCCGCAATCAACAATTTAGTGTGTGCTTCCTCAAGGATATCGGTCTCTTCAAAGCGGATATTGGCAATATCGTTGTACTGCTTGTAGGCTGCACGAACGAGTTCTTTCATTTTGTCAGTATATTCATAGTAAGCCGCACGATTACTAATATCTGAATCACGATAACCCTTATCATAATCCGCATTATTGACGAAGTGATATTTGATCACGGTTGCCT is a genomic window containing:
- a CDS encoding P-II family nitrogen regulator; protein product: MKLITTIIQPSKLEQVRDALSEIGIQGMTITEVKGFGRQYGHTEQELSKINTVDFRPKIKVEVLISDYQSDEVIDAILNASYSGQVGDGKIYVSNIEQLIRTRTGETDDEAV